Proteins encoded by one window of Salvia splendens isolate huo1 chromosome 14, SspV2, whole genome shotgun sequence:
- the LOC121765171 gene encoding ABC transporter G family member 12-like codes for MEIEISAAPELRGGAAAFLAWEDLTALLPNSGNGPTRRLINALTGYALPGRIMAVMGPSASGKSTFLDALAGRLSGNVVMSGNVLLNGKIKKSLHYGNVAYVTQEDVLMGTLTVKESIAYSASLRLPSSLTKQEMADIVQNTIAEMGLGDCADHLVGNWHLRGISGGEKKRLSIALEIITQPRLLFLDEPTTGLDSASAFFVVQALRSIAHRGRTIITSIHQPSSEVFSLFDDLLMLSSGETIYFGEAEPAVEFFAEAGFPCPHTRSPSDHYLRCINSDFDYVNTALMGSQRIRNIEDGISPNLTTTEIRARLLHKYQNSKLTERVRAKIREFCVTEGFCYEESRGSQATWRKQLRTLINRSFTNMSRDFGYYWLRIVIYIVVSLCVGSVFHDVGSGYHAILARGACGGFVSGFMTFMAIGGFPSFIEEIKVFCKERLNGHYGVGVFILSNFISSFPFLAVMSLTSVSITYTMVKYHPGFSHFMYAFIDLHLSVSVVESCMMVVASLVPNFLMGVVVGAGFIGIMMATAGFFRLLPDLPVIFWKYPVSYINYMAWGLQGAYKNDMIGMEFEGMVAGQPKLKGEYVLTSLLGIPLHHSKWWDLGAVAAILLAYRLLFFFILKLKERAIPVFHTYYTKRTLHHLRRRPSFRKAPAAFSSKRHHVIHSLSSQEGLNSPLHST; via the exons ATGGAGATAGAAATATCAGCTGCTCCTGAGCTTCGCGGTGGGGCGGCCGCGTTCCTAGCTTGGGAGGACTTGACGGCGCTGCTCCCAAACTCCGGCAACGGCCCCACCAGAAGGCTCATCAATGCCTTGACCGGTTATGCCCTTCCCGGCCGAATCATGGCCGTTATGGGCCCTTCCGCCTCCGGCAAGTCCACTTTTCTTGATGCTCTTGCAG GCAGGCTTTCTGGAAATGTGGTCATGTCTGGTAACGTTCTTCTcaatggaaaaataaaaaagagtcTTCACTACGGCAATGTT GCTTACGTAACGCAAGAAGATGTGCTAATGGGGACTCTAACGGTGAAAGAAAGCATTGCATACTCGGCATCCCTCAGGCTTCCAAGCAGCCTTACAAAGCAAGAGATGGCCGATATCGTGCAAAACACCATAGCCGAAATGGGATTGGGAGACTGCGCGGATCACCTCGTTGGAAACTGGCATCTCAGAGGGATCAGCGGTGGCGAGAAGAAGAGGCTCAGCATCGCCCTCGAGATCATAACGCAGCCGCGTCTTCTGTTCCTTGATGAGCCAACCACTGGTCTTGACAGTGCCTCGGCTTTCTTCGTCGTTCAGGCTCTCAGGAGCATAGCACACCGAGGCAGAACCATCATCACCTCCATTCACCAGCCTAGCAGTGAGGTTTTCTCTCTCTTTGATGATCTCTTGATGCTCTCCTCCGGTGAAACCATCTACTTCGGAGAGGCGGAGCCCGCAGTTGAG TTCTTTGCTGAGGCTGGATTCCCATGTCCGCACACACGAAGCCCTTCCGATCATTATCTTCGTTGTATTAACTCAGACTTCGATTACGTAAACACTGCATTGATGGGTTCACAGAGAATAAGA AATATAGAAGATGGGATCTCCCCCAATTTAACAACAACAGAGATCAGAGCGAGGCTTCTACACAAATACCAAAATTCGAAACTCACGGAAAGAGTGCGAGCTAAGATCAGAGAATTCTGTGTTACT GAAGGATTTTGTTATGAGGAAAGTAGAGGGAGTCAAGCAACGTGGCGTAAGCAACTTAGAACATTGATAAACCGTTCCTTCACAAACATGTCTAGGGATTTTGGGTATTACTGGCTGCGGATTGTGATATATATTGTGGTGTCTCTTTGCGTGGGTTCAGTCTTCCACGACGTTGGATCCGGTTACCATGCCATTCTTGCTAGAGGAGCATGCGGTGGATTTGTGTCTGGTTTTATGACATTCATGGCCATTGGAGGCTTCCCATCCTTCATTGAAGAAATTAAG GTATTTTGCAAAGAAAGGCTCAATGGACATTATGGCGTAGGAGTGTTTATACTATCTAACTTCATCTCTTCGTTTCCTTTCTTGGCTGTGATGTCACTGACTTCAGTGTCTATCACATACACGATGGTGAAGTACCACCCTGGCTTCTCCCACTTCATGTACGCTTTCATCGACCTTCATCTCTCCGTCTCTGTTGTTGAGAGCTGCATGATGGTGGTCGCTTCCCTCGTCCCCAATTTCTTGATGGGCGTTGTTGTCGGCGCAGGTTTCATT GGCATCATGATGGCTACAGCTGGTTTTTTCCGGCTGCTTCCCGATCTTCCCGTGATATTCTGGAAATATCCTGTCTCATACATCAACTACATGGCTTGGGGCTTACAG GGGGCCTATAAAAACGACATGATCGGGATGGAGTTCGAGGGAATGGTGGCGGGACAGCCGAAACTAAAAGGGGAATATGTTCTAACCTCATTGCTCGGGATACCACTGCACCACTCCAAATGGTGGGATTTGGGCGCCGTTGCAGCCATTCTCTTAGCCTACAGACTCCTATTCTTTTTTATTCTCAAGTTGAAGGAGAGAGCTATTCCGGTGTTTCATACTTACTATACGAAGAGGACTCTTCACCATCTCAGACGGCGGCCTTCCTTTCGAAAAGCACCGGCGGCCTTCTCTTCCAAGAGGCATCATGTTATCCATTCCTTGTCTTCTCAAGAGGGCCTCAACTCTCCACTTCATTCAACCTAG
- the LOC121765172 gene encoding protein TRAUCO-like translates to MDALQATYREDDDDATNASPSPPSPAAPLDVGPTTTATKLPENGIKEEEPDASAVDPSEDVSSEEASVYGTPSQALDPDLNNSPNLPPELELQGNELDEEDPEPSPKKQKHLSDLPKPPAAEITQPPSTADAAAPPPQDGNPLAPKSSGKKSKKKSKDVWTTTTRKGKKKAKQASNGNHNSKNPVNGGALAEDRVFISPIPRFPDKNDDVPELDICLSKVYKAEKVELSEDRMSASSTKGYRMVRATRGVTEGAWYFEIKVVHLGETGHTRLGWSTEKGDLQAPVGYDANSFGYRDIDGSKVHKALRDKYADEGYKEGDVIGFYINLPDGMSYAPDPPRLVWHKGQRYICAPNAKEDALNVVPGSEISYFKNGICQGVAFTDLYGGRYYPAASMYTLPNQPPCAVKFNFGPDFEKFPEDFGERPCPRPMVEVLYQSFDDRVENGSPRNITRMSPMFKVIKEENSNIDEAAEMSG, encoded by the exons ATGGATGCCCTTCAGGCCACCTACAGAGAGGATGACGACGACGCTACCAACGCCTCCCCTTCTCCACCCTCTCCCGCTGCCCCCCTCGATGTAGGACCCACCACAACTGCCACCAAATTGCCTGAAAACGGAATCAAGGAGGAGGAGCCAGACGCCTCTGCTGTAGACCCCTCCGAAGACGTTTCGTCCGAAGAAGCTTCCGTTTACGGAACGCCGTCCCAAGCCCTAGACCCCGATTTGAACAATTCCCCAAATCTCCCCCCTGAATTGGAACTCCAGGGCAACGAATTGGACGAGGAAGACCCTGAGCCCTCCCCCAAAAAGCAGAAGCACCTATCCGACCTGCCAAAACCCCCCGCCGCTGAAATCACGCAACCGCCCTCGACTGCCGACGCAGCCGCTCCTCCGCCACAGGACGGGAATCCCCTCGCCCCTAAATCGTCCGGCAAAAAATCGAAGAAGAAGAGCAAGGACGTGTGGACCACCACCACTAggaaagggaagaagaaggcaAAGCAAGCCTCCAATGGCAACCACAATTCCAAAAATCCTGTGAACGGGGGCGCCTTGGCTGAAGATAGAGTGTTCATATCTCCAATCCCCAGGTTTCCCGACAAAAACGACGATGTTCCGGAGCTCGACATCTGCCTCTCGAAGGTTTACAAGGCGGAGAAGGTTGAGCTGAGTGAGGATAGAATGAGTGCAAGCAGCACAAAGGGGTACAGGATGGTTAGGGCAACGAGGGGGGTGACCGAAGGCGCGTGGTATTTTGAGATTAAAGTTGTGCATTTGGGAGAGACAGGGCACACGAGGCTGGGGTGGTCGACCGAGAAAGGGGACCTGCAGGCCCCAGTTGGATACGATGCTAACAGCTTCGGTTACAGGGATATTGATGGAAGTAAGGTGCACAAGGCCTTGAGAGATAAGTATGCGGATGAAGGTTATAAGGAAGGTGATGTTATAGGTTTCTATATCAATTTGCCTGATGGAATGTCGTATGCGCCTGACCCTCCGCGGTTGGTTTGGCACAAGGGGCAGCGCTACATTTGTGCCCCCAATGCTAAGGAGGATGCACTAAACGTTGTGCCTG GGAGTGAGATATCGTATTTCAAAAATGGTATATGCCAAGGGGTTGCTTTCACGGATCTCTATGGTGGTCGTTACTATCCTGCTGCTTCCATGTACACCCTCCCTAACCAACCACCTTGTGCTGTTAAGTTCAATTTTGGTCCTGACTTTGAAAAGTTTCCTGAAGACTTTGGTGAACGTCCTTGTCCGAGACCTATGGTTGAAGTTCTATATCAAAGTTTTGATGACAGAGTTGAGAATG GTAGTCCACGGAATATTACTCGAATGTCCCCTATGTTCAAAGtgataaaagaagaaaatagtAATATTGACGAAGCTGCTGAAATGTCTGGTTAA